A genomic region of Oncorhynchus mykiss isolate Arlee chromosome 4, USDA_OmykA_1.1, whole genome shotgun sequence contains the following coding sequences:
- the msgn1 gene encoding mesogenin-1, with protein sequence MESVSEDIANMDCDIEVVTSKMLSEWDWKTQERAFGNGHDSLESTSPESSFDSMCSSPEMSSSSTGHQRFGNVSYGLTGHSPIPCAMLKQIKPKMSTKRRMKASEREKMRMRSLAEALHQLRDYLPPDYSKRGQPLTKIQTLKYTIEYINELSDILNHA encoded by the exons ATGGAGAGCGTGTCTGAGGATATTGCTAACATGGATTGTGACATTGAAGTTGTTACCTCAAAAATGCTTTCTGAATGGGATTGGAAGACGCAGGAAAGGGCTTTTGGGAACGGGCATGATTCTCTTGAATCCACATCACCAGAATCATCATTCGATTCAATGTGCTCTTCGCCCGAGATGTCTTCAAGCTCAACTGGGCATCAGAGATTCGGAAATGTATCCTATGGTTTAACAGGACACAGCCCAATCCCGTGCGCAATGTTGAAACAAATCAAACCGAAGATGTCGACCAAGAGGCGCATGAAggcgagcgagagggagaagaTGCGAATGAGGAGCCTAGCAGAAGCTTTGCACCAGCTCCGCGACTACTTGCCTCCAGATTACAGTAAAAGGGGACAACCTCTGACCAAAATTCAAACTCTCAAATACACCATTGAGTATATAAATGAACTTTCGGACATCCTCAACCACGCGTA A